The Xylanimonas cellulosilytica DSM 15894 region CAGCCGGCGCCTACCATCCGGCATGCACGTCATCGCCGTCATCGAACCGATCCCGGACGACACCAACTCAGCGCCTGCCGAGTCCCGCGAGATCTCCGTCGACGCCCAGGAGTTCCAGGAGGGCTACGACAGGCTCAAGGGCCAGGTCCCCGAGGGCTGGCGGATCAGCCACGTCCGCCGCGACGCGTACTGACCGCCCACCTCGAGGCGTTCGTCGCGTCCGGACGCGCTCGAACCCGTGCTCGACCTCTGACAGGCGTCGGGTCTTGGACGAGGATCCGGCGCACCTCCCAGCCCTCGTCGGCGTGCCGGAGGGTCACGAGTGTTTCACCGCATTCGCTCACCACTCGACGTCGCCTTGGGCCAGCATCACCTCGGCGAGCTCGCGTGCTTTGGCGCGCAGCACGGGATCCAGCGCGGGCCGCTCGGGCCAGCGCCCCGCGACCTGGAAGAACATCGCGTCCATCTCCGCCAGCCCCTCGACATCGAACATTCCGCCACGGTAGAGGGCTGCGCGTGGAGCCGTCCTCGGTCATCCACAGGGAGTGGCGAGCCGATGCCGAAGTGGCTCTCTGGTCGCCTCGGAGAACGAGCGTGTGAGGTCACTCCACCGAGCGGACGAGCTCGGGCCCGTTGTTGCGTACGTTGCCGACTGCGACGCCGACCTTCACCGGCATGAGGTGCGGCTCGGGGATCCGCGCGATCAGCGCGTCGACGTCGTCGGCGTCGGTCAGCCCAGGGTCGAGCCACTCGCCCCACAGCTCGCCCGGCAGGAGCAGCGGCGACCGGTCGTGGATGTGGCCGAGCGTGTCGGTCGCGTCCGTGGTGATCACGGCCATCGACCACAGCCACCGATCCGGCGCGTCGTCGCCCTTGGCCGGGTCACGCCACAGCTCGTACAGCCCAGCTGCGGCCAGCGGTGCCCCGTCCGGGTCCGTCAGGTAGAAGGGCTGCTTGCGACCCCTCCCGGACTCGGGCGCCTGCCATTCGAAGTAGCCGTCCATCGGGACGATGAGCCGGCGGCGGGCGGCTGCCCGGCGGAAGGCCGGCTTCTCGGTGATCGTCTCGACGCGCGCGTTGATCATCCGCGACCCGATCTTCGGATCCTTTGCCCACGACGGCACCAGACCCCAGTGCACCGTGCGCAGCTGCCGGGCCATCTGCCCGGACTCCTCA contains the following coding sequences:
- a CDS encoding SOS response-associated peptidase codes for the protein MCGRYASARRDQEIADRFRVAELVGEDLGPSWNVAPTQDVRVVLEREESGQMARQLRTVHWGLVPSWAKDPKIGSRMINARVETITEKPAFRRAAARRRLIVPMDGYFEWQAPESGRGRKQPFYLTDPDGAPLAAAGLYELWRDPAKGDDAPDRWLWSMAVITTDATDTLGHIHDRSPLLLPGELWGEWLDPGLTDADDVDALIARIPEPHLMPVKVGVAVGNVRNNGPELVRSVE